One genomic region from Anopheles bellator chromosome 2, idAnoBellAS_SP24_06.2, whole genome shotgun sequence encodes:
- the LOC131209903 gene encoding LOW QUALITY PROTEIN: elongator complex protein 1 (The sequence of the model RefSeq protein was modified relative to this genomic sequence to represent the inferred CDS: substituted 1 base at 1 genomic stop codon) codes for MGWSPDQELVVFVDGSLNVVTMIGSAYEAIEEIQLTEDTFGDRQFMSVGWGKKETQFHGSEGKAAAKKPRHEDDDYGTPGDGGGGSNDTPGRVAISWRADGELFAVSFTAPFGQQAFKVFNKEGALQFTSERCSGLQSLIAWRPSGNWIAIPQVQQRGERYSIALFEKNGLRHREIPLSINALEGEGMAWLDWSPDSDVLAVQWAGEAGTFIDLYVMGNYHWYLKQSLAYEETEICSVQWDQRFAAGKTLHIVTNKDGILEYERVRFDFRIDRSAGNDGAMVAVIDGKRLLLTNFAHAVIPPPMCAYTVEQEHPINAVGYIRSPGRWIVNQTDISCNAFFTVDSRNVISFYDVDFGDPQSIGLSNGMTPLKGAKLLMKKDICERLLERDDCTQLHWLWLNPDHMLLADGSVCCVLRIVPGEKXWNSTESLHDIVCIEAFSPHVALVEYASGHVGEIAELGAEQPTIRPHSILPEPCQQLLVARESAGRAELFAFSPNRRTLYRNGKLLANEVTSALLTTSYLLFTNISELKFVPLALDTIVGERRIERGSKLVTVVPGSSRTVFQLPRGNLEAINPRVLSLYLIAQNLEVSEYCKAFDIMRKERINLNLLVDHDAGQFVQLLRTHFLPQITNVNWLNLFITDLAPQDVCRTMYESNYPNRKEGALMLPDGYSVEGKVSFICARLLEAMDPAPTVLTLPKITCYVKQGQLEQALVLIWTLKHEQGLDEAADEALRYLLYLVEVNTLYDVALGMYDFGLVLFVATKSQKDPKEYLPFLNELKRMEEDYRKYRIDCHLKRYDRALGHIARYEADDERFKEALDLTISHELYPTAVDCYRNRNEGYYRTVCERYGDHLRKGGKQAEASLMYERAHNFQQAIASARHALDWRRCARLTARHTPDDAARVLRALVPALVEAGDHEAAATIAADHLRDYRLAVDCLLKDHRYERAMQVVSGSDDVSLQDLVRSALHVYLATFALSIVTEREQFLHYKSRLLVVREERSKASQRQANGQDDGDVEMDCGDCDLFSDSSTIASSRHTSSSGRSGKSHRSSKNRRKHERKLQNLKEGNPFEDIALVDALHTLVQRVCSVDRQRHIRSTCQVAVELSYDEEARILQREYGALFQLVRYSLDAIWIPEMIVPGLPPSTSGGQQDEQNGSETKATLRTALSPADLVQAQNAQRYALIKPHQRYKPDIQTIPWQWDILK; via the exons ATGGGCTGGAGCCCTGACCAGGAGCTGGTGGTGTTTGTCGATGGTTCCTTGAACGTGGTCACCATGATCGGCAGTGCGTATGAAGCGATCGAAGAGATTCAGCTGACGGAGGACACGTTCGGCGATCGACAGTTCATGAGCGTCGGCTGGGGCAAGAAGGAAACCCAGTTTCATGGTTCGGAGGGTAAGGCGGCTGCCAAAAAGCCGCgccacgaagacgacgattACGGAACACcgggcgatggtggcggcgggagTAACGATACGCCCGGTAGGGTCGCGATAAGCTGGCGGGCCGATGGTGAACTGTTTGCCGTGAGTTTTACCGCTCCTTTCGGTCAGCAGGCGTTCAAGGTGTTCAACAAAGAGGGTGCCCTCCAGTTCACCTCAGAACGGTGCAGTGGCCTGCAGAGTCTTATCGCTTGGCGTCCGTCCGGTAACTGGATTGCCATACCGCAGGTGCAGCAGCGAGGGGAACGTTACTCGATCGCGTTGTTCGAAAAAAATGGTCTGCGGCATCGGGAAATTCCCCTCTCAATCAATGCCCTTGAAGGAGAGGGTATGGCCTGGCTGGACTGGAGCCCCGATTCGGACGTGCTGGCGGTGCAGTGGGCTGGTGAGGCCGGTACTTTCATCGACCTATACGTGATGGGCAATTACCACTGGTACCTGAAGCAATCGTTGGCGTACGAGGAGACGGAAATTTGTTCCGTACAGTGGGATCAGAGGTTTGCCGCTGGCAAAACTTTGCACATTGTAACCAACAAGGATGGAATACTCGAGTACGAACGGGTGCGGTTCGATTTTCGCATTGATCGTTCGGCAGGCAACGACGGAGCGATGGTTGCTGTGATCGACGGAAAGCGGCTGCTGTTGACTAACTTTGCGCACGCCGTCATTCCACCGCCTATGTGCGCTTACACCGTGGAACAGGAGCATCCGATCAATGCGGTCGGATACATTCGCAGCCCGGGTCGGTGGATCGTCAATCAGACAGACATTAGCTGCAATGCGTTCTTCACTGTCGATTCACGCAACGTGATCAGCTTTTATGATGTCGATTTCGGTGACCCACAAAGTATTGGCCTTTCGAATGGCATGACCCCCTTAAAGGGCGCTAAGCTGCTAATGAAGAAGGATATTTGCGAAAGGCTTCTTGAACGGGACGATTGTACGCAGCTCCACTGGTTGTGGCTGAATCCGGATCATATGCTTTTGGCCGACGGGTCCGTGTGCTGCGTGTTACGCATCGTTCCTGGAGAAAAGT GATGGAATTCAACCGAATCGTTGCATGACATTGTGTGCATTGAAGCATTCTCTCCACACGTGGCACTGGTGGAGTACGCTTCGGGTCATGTGGGGGAAATCGCTGAACTTGGGGCCGAGCAACCCACGATACGCCCTCATAGCATTCTTCCCGAACCGTGCCAACAGTTGTTAGTTGCGCGAGAAAGCGCAGGACGAGCGGAGCTTTTTGCGTTTTCACCCAATCGACGCACCCTTTATCGGAACGGGAAACTGCTGGCGAATGAGGTGACTTCAGCTTTGCTGACCACGTCGTACCTTCTATTTACTAACATCTCGGAACTCAAGTTTGTGCCGCTGGCCTTAGACACGATAGTCGGAGAAAGACGCATCGAACGTGGCTCAAAGCTTGTTACCGTTGTGCCGGGATCTTCACGCACCGTGTTCCAGCTGCCCCGGGGAAACCTGGAAGCCATCAACCCGCGTGTCCTGTCGCTTTACCTAATCGCTCAGAATTTGGAGGTGAGCGAGTATTGTAAAGCGTTTGACATTATGCGCAAGGAACGCATCAACCTGAATCTGTTGGTTGATCATGATGCCGGACAGTTTGTGCAGCTTTTGCGAACCCACTTCCTGCCACAGATCACCAACGTTAACTGGTTGAACCTGTTCATCACCGATCTGGCACCGCAGGACGTTTGCCGCACGATGTACGAGAGTAATTATCCTAACCGCAAGGAAGGCGCGCTGATGCTTCCGGATGGGTACTCCGTCGAAGGGAAGGTTTCGTTTATCTGCGCTCGTTTGCTGGAGGCAATGGATCCGGCTCCAACAGTTCTAACACTACCGAAGATTACTTGCTACGTGAAGCAAGGCCAGCTGGAGCAAGCCCTAGTCCTCATTTGGACTCTTAAACACGAGCAAGGGCTGGATGAAGCGGCCGACGAAGCACTTCGCTATCTACTGTATCTAGTGGAGGTGAACACCCTGTACGATGTGGCCCTCGGAATGTACGACTTTGGGCTAGTCCTGTTTGTGGCCACCAAGTCGCAGAAGGATCCGAAAGAGTATCTTCCCTTTCTGAACGAGCTGAAGCGCATGGAGGAAGACTATCGCAAGTATCGCATCGATTGTCATCTGAAGCGGTACGACCGGGCGCTGGGACACATCGCACGTTACGAAGCCGATGACGAGCGGTTTAAAGAAGCGCTTGATCTTACCATTAGCCACGAGCTGTATCCGACCGCCGTCGATTGCTACCGTAACCGTAATGAAGGGTATTATCGGACGGTTTGCGAGCGTTATGGTGATCACCTGCGCAAGGGGGGAAAGCAAGCGGAAGCGAGCCTGATGTACGAACGGGCACACAATTTCCAACAAGCGATCGCCTCGGCCCGTCACGCTCTCGATTGGCGTAGGTGCGCGCGTCTGACCGCACGCCACACACCCGACGATGCCGCGCGGGTACTGCGAGCCCTCGTCCCGGCACTCGTAGAGGCAGGAGATCACGAGGCAGCGGCCACTATTGCCGCCGATCACCTGCGAGACTATCGGCTGGCGGTGGACTGTCTGCTGAAGGATCATCGTTACGAACGTGCCATGCAGGTGGTCAGTGGATCTGATGATGTGTCGCTACAGGACCTTGTACGGAGCGCACTGCATGTGTATCTGGCGACGTTCGCGTTGTCGATCGTCACGGAGAGAGAACAATTTTTGCATTACAAAAGTCGTCTTTTGGTGGTGCGGGAGGAGCGATCGAAAGCCTCCCAAAGGCAGGCGAACGGGCaggatgatggtgatgtggAAATGGACTGCGGTGATTGTGATCTGTTTTCGGATAGCTCCACCATTGCCTCATCGCGTCATACCAGCAGCTCTGGACGGTCGGG CAAATCTCATCGATCGAGCAAAAATCGCCGCAAACATGAGCGTAAGTTGCAAAACCTGAAAGAGGGCAACCCGTTCGAGGACATTGCGCTTGTTGATGCACTGCACACGCTTGTTCAGCGTGTCTGCAGCGTTGATCGCCAGCGACACATAAGAAGCACCTGTCAGGTGGCCGTGGAATTGTCCTACGACGAGGAGGCACGAATCTTGCAGCGGGAATATGGTGCCCTGTTTCAGCTGGTGCGCTACTCGCTCGATGCCATCTGGATACCGGAGATGATTGTGCCAGGATTGCCCCCCAGTACCAGCGGTGGTCAGCAGGATGAGCAAAACGGCTCGGAGACTAAGGCCACCCTCAGAACGGCCCTTTCTCCGGCAGATTTGGTGCAAGCACAAAACGCCCAGCGATACGCTCTAATCA AACCTCATCAACGCTACAAGCCGGACATTCAGACGATTCCGTGGCAGTGGGACATTCTGAAGTAA
- the LOC131209535 gene encoding uncharacterized protein LOC131209535 isoform X1, producing MSTHTGRVSVAATILPTIVAVTTLLLVATAVPPSRAAPSGQGCTCGIRSAQNSTIYPGVAIEPGEWPWHTLIYYWAPGSRLNPPARICEGALLSERFVLAAAHCLTRGPGRELLPTEQLVVHVGAVSVQQDNDHSRRFQVRNVTVEDESDLALIELVVVTSPKLVDDLGLGSDSDSDSSGGGPAVDPVPVPAGNRWQPMPVCLVDALDLTTLYGTEMYILNQSQRKRLGGYEPVRLVLDEFLLCSGSTLALKSRSINSTTVSFTIKGLASRLLTDLNLPSNDRGTALYFKHRGTWALLGFTVSRASRQWTPGSVCLPTDIISFDILYPALHWVMDALDYGDANS from the exons ATGTCCACGCACACCGGACGGGTCTCCGTGGCGGCGACGATCCTGCCGACGATAGTGGCGGTGACGACGCTCCTCCTCGTAGCAACAGCCGTTCCGCCCAGCCGGGCCGCACCCAGTGGCCAGGGTTGTACGTGCGGGATCCGGAGCGCCCAGAACTCGACCATCTACCCGGGCGTGGCGATCGAGCCGGGCGAGTGGCCCTGGCACACGCTGATCTACTACTGGGCCCCGGGTTCGCGGCTCAACCCACCGGCCCGCATCTGTGAGGGGGCCCTGCTCAGCGAGCGGTTCGTCCTGGCCGCGGCCCACTGTCTGACGCGGGGGCCGGGGCGGGAACTCCTGCCGACCGAGCAGCTCGTCGTGCACGTCGGGGCGGTGTCGGTGCAGCAGGACAACGACCACTCGCGCCGGTTCCAGGTGCGCAACGTCACCGTGGAGGACGAGTCCGACCTGGCGCTGAtcgagctggtggtggtgacgtcACCGAAACTAGTCGACGATCTCGGTCTGGGCTCCGACTCGGACTCCGACAGCAGCGGAGGCGGCCCAGCGGTGGAtcccgtgccggtgccggccggcaaTCGGTGGCAACCGATGCCGGTCTGTCTGGTCGACGCGCTTGATCTGACGACCCTCTACGGCACCGAGATGTACATCCTGAACCAGAGCCAGCGCAAACGGCTCGGAGGCTACGAGCCGGTCCGGCTCGTCCTGGACGAGTTTCTGCTCTGCTCGGGTTCGACGCTCGCACTGAAGTCCCGGTCAATTAACAGCACCACCGTGTCGTTCACCATCAAAG GACTCGCCTCTCGGCTCCTTACAGATCTCAACCTGCCCAGCAACGACCGGGGGACGGCACTCTACTTCAAGCACCGAGGGACCTGGGCCCTGCTCGGGTTCACCGTGTCCCGCGCCAGCCGCCAGTGGACGCCCGGCTCCGTCTGTCTGCCCACCGACATCATTTCGTTCGACATCCTCTACCCGGCCCTGCACTGGGTGATGGACGCGCTGGACTACGGCGACGCGAACAGCTAG
- the LOC131209535 gene encoding uncharacterized protein LOC131209535 isoform X2 has product MSTHTGRVSVAATILPTIVAVTTLLLVATAVPPSRAAPSGQGCTCGIRSAQNSTIYPGVAIEPGEWPWHTLIYYWAPGSRLNPPARICEGALLSERFVLAAAHCLTRGPGRELLPTEQLVVHVGAVSVQQDNDHSRRFQVRNVTVEDESDLALIELVVVTSPKLVDDLGLGSDSDSDSSGGGPAVDPVPVPAGNRWQPMPVCLVDALDLTTLYGTEMYILNQSQRKRLGGYEPVRLVLDEFLLCSGSTLALKSRSINSTTVSFTIKDLNLPSNDRGTALYFKHRGTWALLGFTVSRASRQWTPGSVCLPTDIISFDILYPALHWVMDALDYGDANS; this is encoded by the exons ATGTCCACGCACACCGGACGGGTCTCCGTGGCGGCGACGATCCTGCCGACGATAGTGGCGGTGACGACGCTCCTCCTCGTAGCAACAGCCGTTCCGCCCAGCCGGGCCGCACCCAGTGGCCAGGGTTGTACGTGCGGGATCCGGAGCGCCCAGAACTCGACCATCTACCCGGGCGTGGCGATCGAGCCGGGCGAGTGGCCCTGGCACACGCTGATCTACTACTGGGCCCCGGGTTCGCGGCTCAACCCACCGGCCCGCATCTGTGAGGGGGCCCTGCTCAGCGAGCGGTTCGTCCTGGCCGCGGCCCACTGTCTGACGCGGGGGCCGGGGCGGGAACTCCTGCCGACCGAGCAGCTCGTCGTGCACGTCGGGGCGGTGTCGGTGCAGCAGGACAACGACCACTCGCGCCGGTTCCAGGTGCGCAACGTCACCGTGGAGGACGAGTCCGACCTGGCGCTGAtcgagctggtggtggtgacgtcACCGAAACTAGTCGACGATCTCGGTCTGGGCTCCGACTCGGACTCCGACAGCAGCGGAGGCGGCCCAGCGGTGGAtcccgtgccggtgccggccggcaaTCGGTGGCAACCGATGCCGGTCTGTCTGGTCGACGCGCTTGATCTGACGACCCTCTACGGCACCGAGATGTACATCCTGAACCAGAGCCAGCGCAAACGGCTCGGAGGCTACGAGCCGGTCCGGCTCGTCCTGGACGAGTTTCTGCTCTGCTCGGGTTCGACGCTCGCACTGAAGTCCCGGTCAATTAACAGCACCACCGTGTCGTTCACCATCAAAG ATCTCAACCTGCCCAGCAACGACCGGGGGACGGCACTCTACTTCAAGCACCGAGGGACCTGGGCCCTGCTCGGGTTCACCGTGTCCCGCGCCAGCCGCCAGTGGACGCCCGGCTCCGTCTGTCTGCCCACCGACATCATTTCGTTCGACATCCTCTACCCGGCCCTGCACTGGGTGATGGACGCGCTGGACTACGGCGACGCGAACAGCTAG
- the LOC131209930 gene encoding methyl-CpG-binding domain protein 3 isoform X1: MNVSIERKRTDCAALPKGWQREEVLRKTGLSAGKVDVYYYSPAGKKIESKPQLARALGDTIDLSTFDYPAGRIIAPPSVAAAQLLHGHHGQSYQHHHPHSSNLRRKLPAMFAGSMLSGGTNSVTATPISSGASLKPPAHQYDYSRGMRADTSLIPPIRQTASIFKQPVTVVRSQETDSSRVKRELQHGSQIKPKQLFWEKRLEHLGASNTHNEEIGAIELPKRLRAIGPGIHETTVLQSLATALHHNTHPVTGQTASKTSLNTNAGVFVNPDQPLMSNASIGEDDIKRQEERVQYARLRLQEALRA, from the exons ATGAATGTttcgatcgaacgaaagcgaacggaTTGTGCCGCTTTGCCGAAGGGCTGGCAGCGAGAGGAGGTCCTCCGCAAGACGGGTCTGTCGGCCGGAAAAGTCGATGTGTACTACTACAG TCCGGccgggaagaaaatcgaaagcaaaccgCAACTTGCCCGTGCCCTCGGCGACACAATCGATCTGTCGACGTTCGACTATCCCGCGGGACGCATCATTGCGCCACCGTCGGTAGCCGCTGCTCAGCTCTTACATGGCCATCACGGACAGAGCtatcaacaccaccaccctcaCAGTTCCAACCTCCGCCGGAAGCTTCCGGCAATGTTCGCCGGAAGTATGCTGTCCGGAGGGACGAACTCAGTCACTGCCACTCCGATCAGCTCGGGAGCCAGTCTAAAGCCTCCGGCGCATCAGTACGACTACAG CCGCGGAATGCGTGCAGATACCTCGCTCATCCCACCGATACGACAGACGGCGTCGATCTTCAAGCAACCGGTCACGGTCGTCCGGTCGCAGGAAACCGACAGCAGCAGAGTGAAGCGCGAGCTGCAGCACGGTAGCCAGATCAAACCGAAACAACTGTTTTGGGAGAAGCGACTCGAG CACCTGGGAGCAAGCAACACGCACAACGAAGAGATTGGAGCGATCGAGTTACCGAAGCGTCTTCGTGCAATTGGGCCTGGAATTCATGAAACGACCGTCCTCCAGTCGTTGGCCACCGCACTCCACCACAATACTCACCCGGTGACTGGGCAAACGGCATCGAAAACGTCGCTCAACACGAACGCCGGAGTGTTCGTCAATCCCGACCAACCGCTGATGTCGAACGCGAGTATCGGTGAGGACGACATCAAGCGACAGGAGGAACGGGTTCAGTACGCCCGACTGAGGTTGCAAGAAGCTTTGCGGGCCTAA
- the LOC131208535 gene encoding vacuolar protein sorting-associated protein 45: MNVIRAIQLYIEKMITDAGPGMKMLMMDRETISVVSMAFAQSEMLQKEVFLFERIDTTRSNERLKYLKCIVFIRPTRDNVLRLQRELRSPKFGSYFINFSNIIPRTDIKSLAESDESESVREVKEIYADYLPVNPNLFSLHIPSCLHALNWNPDALDRATQGLVSVLLSFKFRPAIRFRAGSTAAQTLAKKVHETINKETALFSFRPPEDGAAPPLLLILDRRDDPITPLLNQWTYQAMVHELLTITKQRVDLSGVSGVPKDLKEVVLSTEQDEFYAKNLYANFGEIATTIKVLMDEFQRKANDQRKIESIADMKNFVETYPQFRKMSGTVTKHLVLISELSVQVGRQQLFEVSELEQEIACRADHSTQLQRVKRLVADGKTTTAWNALRLVLLYAMRYERHANCDTSGLLKLLQDRGGKAHIVPRMLEYISPVARQELFNTVKITDAVKLTRNLIKELKGVENVYAQHECVLKGTLEEVIKGRPLDAQYPIMGNELPFRRPPAEVIVFMIGGTTYEESLAVHRYNQEGHRIVLGGTTIHNSESFIEEVLAATTGVPFKHSRSLQQFHQPVAGTA; encoded by the exons ATGAATGTAATCCGTGCGATACAGTTGTACATCGAAAAGATGATTACCGATGCGGGACCGGGAATGAAGATGCTCATGATGGACCGGGAAACG ATCAGCGTCGTTTCGATGGCTTTCGCCCAGTCGGAGATGCTGCAGAAGGAGGTATTTCTTTTCGAACGCATCGATACAACCCGCTCGAACGAACGGCTCAAGTATCTGAAGTGCATCGTTTTCATACGCCCGACGCGCGATAACGTGCTCCGACTCCAGCGAGAACTTCGCAGCCCGAAATTTGGCTCCTATTTCATCA ATTTCAGTAACATTATTCCCCGCACGGACATTAAATCGCTGGCCGAAAGCGACGAAAGTGAGTCGGTGCGCGAGGTGAAGGAAATCTACGCCGACTATCTGCCCGTCAATCCGAACCTCTTCTCGCTGCACATTCCCAGCTGTCTCCATGCGCTCAACTGGAATCCGGATGCGCTCGACCGGGCCACACAGGGTCTGGTCAGTGTGCTGCTATCGTTCAAGTTCCGGCCTGCCATACGCTTTCGGGCAGGATCGACGGCCGCCCAAACGCTTGCGAAAAAGGTACACGAAACGATCAACAAAGAGACGGCCCTGTTTagcttccggccaccggaggatGGAGCTGCCCCTCCGCTATTGCTCATCCTTGATCGGCGCGACGATCCAATCACACCGCTGCTAAACCAGTGGACCTATCAGGCGATGGTGCACGAACTGCTTACGATCACCAAGCAGCGTGTCGATCTGTCCGGTGTTTCGGGTGTTCCGAAAGACCTTAAGGAGGTGGTACTATCCACCGAGCAGGACGAGTTTTATGCCAAAAATCTGTACGCAAACTTTGGCGAGATCGCCACCACGATCAAGGTGCTGATGGACGAGTTTCAGCGGAAGGCGAACGATCAGCGTAAGATCGAAAGCATTGCCGATATGAAGAACTTTGTCGAAACGTACCCACAGTTCCGCAAGATGTCCGGCACGGTTACGAAGCATCTCGTGCTGATAAGCGAGCTGTCGGTGCAGGTTGGACGCCAGCAGCTATTCGAGGTGTCCGAACTGGAGCAAGAGATTGCCTGCCGGGCCGATCATTCGACGCAGTTGCAGCGCGTGAAGCGGCTCGTGGCAGATGGAAAGACGACCACCGCGTGGAATGCGCTTAGGCTTGTGTTGCTGTACGCGATGCGTTACGAACGGCACGCAAACTGCGACACGTCCGGGTTGCTGAAGCTGCTACAAGATCGTGGAGGCAAGGCTCACATTGTACCGAGGATGCTCGAATACATAAGCCCGGTGGCGCGACAGGAACTGTTCAACACGGTAAAGATTACCGATGCGGTGAAACTGACGCGCAACCTTATAAAGGAACTGAAAGGCGTCGAGAACGTTTACGCGCAACACGAGTGCGTTCTGAAGGGAACACTCGAAGAGGTGATCAAGGGTCGGCCACTCGATGCACAGTATCCGATCATGGGCAACGAGCTACCCTTCCGGCGACCACCGGCAGAAGTGATCGTTTTCATGATCGGAGGTACCACGTACGAGGAATCGCTTGCGGTTCACCGGTACAACCAGGAGGGCCATCGGATCGTGCTTGGGGGAACGACCATCCACAATTCGGAGTCGTTCATCGAGGAGGTACTGGCGGCCACCACTGGCGTACCGTTCAAGCATTCGCGATCGCTGCAGCAATTCCATCAACCAGTCGCCGGCACGGCTTAG
- the LOC131209930 gene encoding methyl-CpG-binding domain protein 3 isoform X2: MNVSIERKRTDCAALPKGWQREEVLRKTGLSAGKVDVYYYSRGMRADTSLIPPIRQTASIFKQPVTVVRSQETDSSRVKRELQHGSQIKPKQLFWEKRLEHLGASNTHNEEIGAIELPKRLRAIGPGIHETTVLQSLATALHHNTHPVTGQTASKTSLNTNAGVFVNPDQPLMSNASIGEDDIKRQEERVQYARLRLQEALRA; encoded by the exons ATGAATGTttcgatcgaacgaaagcgaacggaTTGTGCCGCTTTGCCGAAGGGCTGGCAGCGAGAGGAGGTCCTCCGCAAGACGGGTCTGTCGGCCGGAAAAGTCGATGTGTACTACTACAG CCGCGGAATGCGTGCAGATACCTCGCTCATCCCACCGATACGACAGACGGCGTCGATCTTCAAGCAACCGGTCACGGTCGTCCGGTCGCAGGAAACCGACAGCAGCAGAGTGAAGCGCGAGCTGCAGCACGGTAGCCAGATCAAACCGAAACAACTGTTTTGGGAGAAGCGACTCGAG CACCTGGGAGCAAGCAACACGCACAACGAAGAGATTGGAGCGATCGAGTTACCGAAGCGTCTTCGTGCAATTGGGCCTGGAATTCATGAAACGACCGTCCTCCAGTCGTTGGCCACCGCACTCCACCACAATACTCACCCGGTGACTGGGCAAACGGCATCGAAAACGTCGCTCAACACGAACGCCGGAGTGTTCGTCAATCCCGACCAACCGCTGATGTCGAACGCGAGTATCGGTGAGGACGACATCAAGCGACAGGAGGAACGGGTTCAGTACGCCCGACTGAGGTTGCAAGAAGCTTTGCGGGCCTAA
- the LOC131208536 gene encoding metaxin-1 homolog: MDAPEVFVYRGEWGLPSIDYECSRLLAYLKFTSAKVTVHYNGNPFSSPNGVLPYLMADGTKIAGYGPIVEFLTKREVTSRVNGELGSDHNSHSTLIAGHMQYVVENLHPYFMYMLWGDPKNVDITRTLYAKRIPIPFNFYCPRKYVLRTNDLTQSLAGFSLEDSIEFHDVSEFADNAKRCLNWISTKLEDNRWFLGGSHPSEVDALLYGYLSVLAKLTLPNNVLQSHIRQCPKLLQYVDRTTATYFAKEGFNSYTATTGQQQGQQHNNNSAPKSPPNDSSSSSSSSKAGEERSEKRNAGEEQKFHTGQQQDPDDGPKERRKRYILSGLVATVAMIGFALLNGIVTLPNEGNHGNFIRYDDSGDYEEDN; encoded by the exons ATGGATGCACCGGAAGTGTTCGTTTACCGGGGTGAATGGGGACTGCCCTCGATTGACTACGAATGCAGCCGGTTACTG GCGTACCTGAAATTTACCAGCGCAAAAGTAACCGTCCACTACAACGGAAATCCCTTCAGTTCTCCCAACGGGGTGCTGCCGTACCTCATGGCCGATGGGACGAAGATCGCCGGCTACGGGCCCATCGTGGAGTTCCTCACCAAGCGGGAAGTCACTTCGCGGGTCAATGGGGAGCTAGGTAGTGATCACAACTCTCATTCCACTCTCATCGCTGGCCACATGCAGTATGTGGTGGAGAATTTGCACCCCTACTTCATGTACATGCTGTGGGGTGACCCCAAAAATGTCGACATCACGCGAACACTGTACGCGAAACGCATTCCCATTCCGTTCAATTTCTACTGCCCCCGGAAGTACGTGTTGCGGACAAATGATCTGACGCAATCGTTGGCCGGCTTTTCTCTCGAAGATTCGATCGAATTTCACGATGTCTCTGAG TTTGCGGACAATGCCAAACGCTGCCTCAACTGGATCTCGACGAAGCTGGAGGATAATCGTTGGTTTCTGGGTGGTTCACATCCATCGGAAGTCGATGCCCTGCTGTACGGTTATTTGTCCGTGTTGGCCAAGCTAACGCTTCCCAACAACGTGCTCCAGAGCCACATTCGTCAGTGCCCGAAATTGCTACAATACGTTGATCGTACGACAGCGACATACTTTGCGAAGGAAGGCTTCAACAGctacaccgccaccaccggccaacaGCAGGGTCAACAGCACAATAACAATTCTGCGCCCAAAAGTCCTCCTAACGAttcttcgtcctcgtcttcctcgtcGAAGGCCGGTGAAGAACGATCGGAGAAGCGTAACGCTGGGGAAGAACAGAAGTTCcacaccggccagcagcaggatccAGATGATGGGCCGAAGGAACGACGAAAGCGTTACATTCTGTCCGGCTTGGTGGCAACCGTTGCGATGATTGGATTCGCGTTGCTCAACGGTATCGTAACG CTTCCCAATGAAGGAAATCACGGGAACTTTATACGTTACGATGACTCGGGAGACTACGAAGAGGACAATTGA